A region of Plantactinospora sp. BC1 DNA encodes the following proteins:
- a CDS encoding ATP-binding cassette domain-containing protein: protein MPAVIEIAGLRKTFTSLRRGRRVALDGFDMRVEPGQVHGFLGPNGSGKTTTLRTLLGLVRPDGGRMALFGEPTPGRLPAVVHRFGAIVESPQFFGNFSGRRTLRLLAVAGGVPDGRVDAVLEQVGLRDRADEQVRAYSLGMRQRLAVASALLKEPELLILDEPANGLDPAGIRQMRDLMRDLAATGVTVLVSSHLLAEIQQICDHVTIISRGRRVAAGPVEAVLAGFDHREFRIRVADDQPRAVELVQAAGLPVAVHPDHLVVSGVDDPARISRILGEQGLWLRELVPLTPDLESVFLELTGTRPRPGVPRQVDESVLPGAPTNDPAEITVSSDDPRAEP, encoded by the coding sequence GTGCCGGCGGTGATCGAGATAGCCGGTCTGCGCAAGACGTTCACGAGTCTGCGCCGGGGTCGTCGGGTCGCGCTGGACGGGTTCGACATGCGCGTCGAGCCGGGCCAGGTGCACGGTTTCCTCGGCCCGAACGGCTCCGGCAAGACGACCACCCTGCGTACGCTGCTCGGCCTGGTCCGCCCGGACGGCGGCCGGATGGCCCTGTTCGGCGAGCCGACGCCCGGGCGGCTGCCCGCCGTGGTCCACCGGTTCGGGGCGATCGTGGAGAGCCCGCAGTTCTTCGGCAACTTCAGTGGCCGCCGCACGCTGCGGCTGCTCGCCGTCGCCGGTGGGGTGCCGGACGGCCGGGTCGACGCGGTACTGGAGCAGGTGGGGTTGCGGGACCGCGCCGACGAGCAGGTCCGGGCGTACTCGCTGGGCATGCGGCAGCGGCTGGCGGTCGCCTCCGCCCTGCTCAAGGAGCCCGAGCTGCTGATCCTGGACGAGCCGGCCAACGGCCTGGACCCGGCGGGGATCCGCCAGATGCGGGACCTGATGCGCGACCTCGCGGCCACCGGGGTCACGGTGCTGGTCTCCAGCCACCTGCTCGCCGAGATCCAGCAGATCTGCGACCACGTGACGATCATCTCCCGGGGTCGGCGGGTCGCCGCCGGTCCGGTCGAGGCGGTGCTGGCCGGTTTCGACCACCGGGAGTTCCGGATCCGGGTCGCCGACGACCAGCCCCGGGCGGTCGAGCTGGTCCAGGCGGCCGGGCTGCCGGTCGCGGTGCACCCCGACCACCTGGTCGTCTCCGGGGTCGACGATCCGGCCCGGATCAGCCGGATCCTCGGTGAGCAGGGTCTCTGGCTCCGCGAACTCGTCCCGCTCACCCCCGACCTGGAGAGCGTCTTCCTGGAACTCACCGGCACCCGACCCCGCCCCGGGGTGCCGCGCCAGGTCGACGAGTCGGTGCTGCCGGGCGCCCCGACGAACGACCCGGCGGAGATCACCGTCAGCAGCGACGACCCGAGGGCGGAGCCGTGA
- a CDS encoding ABC transporter permease subunit — translation MNLVRAEIGRLAARRFVQLMLVLLVTAFGVTVATTLAGSHQPTAAEISVAEARAEQQRVDARQWYADCLRAERAGAPELGVRYQGNCAELHPDRIDASDFLTGVFVFDRQILDLTYFLIAFLCLFGFLVGASYIGADLTSGGMTNLLLWRPRRMVVLGTKLGTLLAGVLGVSVVASAVYLGAFRLIAEVRGLPGSPGAAFWTDLAGTVTRGLLLVLMVTALGFATATLGRHTSAALGVAAAYGVVWEVGGRIVMGLVDVARPDQLMLSSYVIAWVGGRIRLWALAGDCAPAAGSGYCDLSYSILWPAGLVVLLGLTLLALGGAFAAFHRRDLA, via the coding sequence GTGAACCTGGTACGCGCCGAGATCGGCCGGCTGGCCGCGCGTCGCTTCGTACAGCTCATGCTGGTGCTGCTGGTCACGGCCTTCGGGGTCACCGTCGCCACCACGCTGGCCGGCTCACACCAGCCGACCGCCGCCGAGATCAGCGTGGCCGAGGCCCGGGCCGAGCAGCAGCGGGTGGACGCCCGGCAGTGGTACGCCGACTGCCTGCGTGCCGAACGCGCCGGTGCGCCCGAGCTGGGGGTGCGGTACCAGGGCAACTGCGCGGAGCTGCACCCGGACCGGATCGACGCCTCCGACTTCCTGACCGGGGTCTTCGTCTTCGACCGGCAGATCCTCGACCTGACGTACTTCCTGATCGCCTTTCTCTGCCTCTTCGGTTTCCTGGTCGGCGCCTCCTACATCGGCGCGGACCTCACCTCCGGCGGGATGACCAACCTGCTGCTGTGGCGGCCACGGCGGATGGTGGTACTCGGCACCAAGCTCGGCACCCTGCTCGCCGGCGTCCTGGGGGTGTCGGTGGTCGCCTCGGCGGTCTACCTCGGCGCGTTCCGGCTCATCGCGGAGGTACGCGGCCTGCCCGGCAGTCCGGGCGCGGCGTTCTGGACCGATCTGGCCGGCACCGTCACCCGGGGGCTGCTGCTGGTGCTGATGGTCACCGCGCTGGGTTTCGCCACGGCGACGCTGGGCCGGCACACCTCGGCGGCGCTCGGCGTCGCGGCCGCGTACGGCGTGGTGTGGGAGGTGGGCGGCCGGATCGTGATGGGGCTCGTGGACGTCGCCCGGCCGGACCAGTTGATGCTGAGCAGTTACGTGATCGCCTGGGTCGGTGGCCGGATCAGGCTCTGGGCGCTGGCCGGTGACTGCGCCCCGGCGGCCGGGTCGGGTTACTGCGACCTGTCGTACTCGATTCTCTGGCCGGCCGGGCTCGTCGTGCTGCTCGGGCTGACGCTGCTGGCCCTCGGCGGCGCGTTCGCCGCCTTCCACCGCCGCGACCTGGCCTGA
- a CDS encoding N-acetylmuramoyl-L-alanine amidase: MTERNPQPRASHLLGATLIASLAIGLTGQPALAGRPGADQPAAPGPATVTGPLAAAFDKASTRYDVPRDLLVALGYAETHLDGHAGAPSASGGYGVMHLTSNPKLRTLDEATALTGLGRDTLRTDSAANVTGAAAVLRSYADAAGLTAAQRRDVNRWYGQVVRYGGASTPAVARLYADTVYDLLGSGLDASTSEGPVRVPARKVAPDRGALRDVAPLGSPDRMGIMSTDYGPAAWAPAHSANYTVANRESTYPINYVVIHVTQGSYAGSISWFQNPASQVSAHYTIRSSDGAVTQSVREKDVAWHAGNWTYNTQSIGIEHEGYVTQPSWFTDAMYRSSAALTRHLCDRYGIPKDRSRIIGHNQVPGATHTDPGPHWNWTYYMQLVTGSTPPPGWSQTVDNSTAGRFTAGANWGTSSYSSQKQGADYRFADPVESSDPAWYKVNIPETGSYRVEAWYPADPGYNSSAPYIIATSTGNQTVYVDQRSGGGGWRTLGTFTLPAGDANRVAVSRWTGGTGLVIADAIRVSRV; the protein is encoded by the coding sequence GTGACCGAACGGAACCCCCAACCGCGTGCGAGCCACCTGCTCGGCGCCACCCTGATCGCGTCCCTCGCCATCGGCCTCACCGGCCAGCCCGCACTGGCCGGCCGACCCGGGGCCGACCAGCCGGCCGCACCCGGCCCGGCCACCGTGACCGGACCGCTGGCCGCCGCCTTCGACAAGGCATCCACCAGGTACGACGTGCCCCGTGACCTGCTCGTGGCGCTCGGCTACGCCGAAACGCACCTCGACGGGCACGCCGGAGCGCCCAGCGCCTCCGGCGGCTACGGCGTCATGCACCTGACCAGCAACCCCAAGCTGCGCACCCTGGACGAGGCGACCGCGCTCACCGGCCTCGGCCGGGACACCCTGCGCACCGACTCCGCCGCCAACGTCACCGGCGCGGCGGCCGTACTGCGGTCGTACGCCGACGCCGCCGGGCTCACCGCCGCACAGCGCCGCGACGTCAACCGCTGGTACGGCCAGGTCGTCCGGTACGGCGGCGCCAGCACCCCGGCCGTCGCCCGGCTCTACGCCGACACCGTCTACGACCTGCTCGGCTCCGGCCTCGACGCCAGCACCTCCGAGGGGCCGGTACGGGTACCCGCCCGCAAGGTCGCCCCGGACCGGGGAGCCCTGCGCGACGTGGCCCCGCTCGGCAGCCCCGACCGGATGGGCATCATGAGCACCGACTACGGGCCGGCGGCCTGGGCCCCGGCGCACTCGGCCAACTACACGGTCGCGAACCGCGAGTCGACGTACCCGATCAACTACGTGGTGATCCACGTGACCCAGGGGTCGTACGCCGGCTCGATCAGCTGGTTCCAGAACCCGGCCTCGCAGGTCAGCGCCCACTACACGATCCGCTCCTCGGACGGCGCGGTGACCCAGTCGGTGCGGGAGAAGGACGTCGCCTGGCACGCCGGCAACTGGACCTACAACACCCAGTCGATCGGCATCGAGCACGAGGGGTACGTCACCCAGCCCTCCTGGTTCACCGACGCCATGTACCGCTCCTCGGCCGCGCTGACCCGGCACCTCTGCGACCGGTACGGCATCCCGAAGGACCGGTCCCGGATCATCGGGCACAACCAGGTCCCCGGCGCCACCCACACCGACCCCGGGCCGCACTGGAACTGGACCTACTACATGCAGCTCGTCACCGGCTCGACCCCGCCGCCCGGCTGGTCGCAGACGGTCGACAACTCCACCGCCGGCCGGTTCACCGCAGGGGCGAACTGGGGCACCTCGTCGTACTCGTCGCAGAAGCAGGGCGCGGACTACCGGTTCGCCGACCCGGTCGAGTCGAGCGACCCGGCCTGGTACAAGGTGAACATCCCGGAGACCGGCAGCTACCGGGTGGAAGCCTGGTATCCGGCCGACCCCGGCTACAACAGCTCGGCGCCGTACATCATCGCCACCAGCACCGGCAACCAGACCGTCTACGTCGACCAGCGCTCCGGCGGTGGCGGCTGGCGCACCCTGGGCACCTTCACCCTGCCCGCCGGTGACGCGAACAGGGTGGCGGTGAGCCGGTGGACCGGCGGCACCGGCCTGGTCATCGCGGACGCCATCCGGGTCAGCCGGGTCTGA
- a CDS encoding ROK family transcriptional regulator yields MASTRLPGTPRLLRALNDRAALELLLARGPLTRAQLGELTGLSKVTASQLVERLEERGLVSRVGEQAGGRGPNAQLYAVRPGTAHVVGVDVEQDRVVAACADITGEVIGRVEQSTRDTDDPVGVVHNAVVQAASDAGAQLSTVRRVVLGTPGLVDPATGDITFAFNLPRWHRGLLAALREDLDTPVVFENDVNLAAVAEAESGAARGVDDFVLVWLGVGVGLAIVLNGRLHHGSTGAAGEIGYLPVPGAPIPRDASRRAKPAFGQLAGSDAVRAVAREHGFRAGSAADAIRAAIAAGTEGGPVLDEVARRLALGVASSCVVLDPPLVVLAGEVGQAGGTALAERVQHEVAAITLVTPRVVPTELTDEPVLRGALRVALDAVRDEVFGSTLG; encoded by the coding sequence ATGGCGAGCACCCGGCTACCTGGCACACCCCGCCTGCTCCGCGCGCTCAACGACCGGGCGGCGCTGGAGCTGCTGCTCGCGCGGGGGCCGCTCACCCGCGCCCAGTTGGGCGAGCTGACCGGGTTGTCCAAGGTCACCGCGTCCCAACTGGTGGAACGCCTGGAGGAGCGCGGGCTGGTCAGCCGGGTCGGCGAGCAGGCCGGCGGGCGCGGCCCGAACGCGCAGCTCTACGCCGTACGGCCGGGCACCGCGCACGTGGTCGGGGTCGACGTGGAACAGGACCGGGTGGTGGCGGCCTGTGCCGACATCACCGGCGAGGTGATCGGACGGGTGGAACAGTCCACCCGGGACACCGACGACCCGGTGGGCGTCGTGCACAACGCGGTGGTGCAGGCGGCGAGCGACGCCGGGGCCCAGCTGTCGACGGTACGCCGGGTGGTGCTCGGCACGCCCGGCCTGGTCGACCCGGCCACCGGCGACATCACCTTCGCCTTCAACCTGCCCCGCTGGCACCGGGGACTGCTCGCCGCGCTCCGCGAGGACCTGGACACCCCGGTGGTCTTCGAGAACGACGTCAACCTGGCCGCGGTCGCCGAGGCGGAGTCCGGCGCGGCGCGTGGGGTGGACGACTTCGTGCTGGTCTGGCTCGGCGTCGGCGTCGGCCTGGCCATCGTGCTGAACGGGCGGCTGCACCACGGCAGCACCGGCGCGGCCGGCGAGATCGGCTACCTGCCGGTGCCCGGCGCTCCCATTCCCCGGGACGCCTCCCGGCGGGCGAAGCCGGCGTTCGGGCAGCTCGCCGGCTCCGACGCGGTCCGCGCGGTGGCCCGGGAACACGGCTTCCGGGCCGGCTCGGCGGCGGACGCGATCCGGGCCGCCATCGCGGCCGGCACCGAGGGCGGGCCGGTGCTCGACGAGGTGGCCCGGCGGCTGGCGCTCGGCGTGGCGAGCAGTTGCGTGGTGCTCGACCCGCCGCTGGTGGTGCTGGCCGGCGAGGTCGGCCAGGCCGGCGGCACCGCGCTGGCCGAGCGGGTGCAGCACGAGGTCGCCGCGATCACCCTGGTCACACCCCGGGTGGTGCCCACCGAGCTGACCGACGAGCCGGTGCTGCGCGGTGCCCTCCGGGTGGCGCTGGACGCCGTCCGCGACGAGGTGTTCGGCTCCACGCTCGGCTGA
- a CDS encoding glycoside hydrolase family 3 N-terminal domain-containing protein, producing MPTDPGIRRLVLGTLLAAFPGTSPPGWALDLLAEGLAGHTLFGRNIDHPDQVAATTAALRQARPDVLIAIDEEGGDVTRLAHATGSPYPGNAALGAVHDVGLTERVYHAIGNDLVAVGVNLDLAPTVDVNTADDNPIIGTRAFGADPARVAAHAAAAVTGLQSAGVAACAKHFPGHGATVADSHLELPTVDVPVELLRARDLPPFAAVIDAGSRAIMTAHIRVPALTGDDPATFSPAVLGDLLRGEYGFTGVVLTDALEMRGAAVAAGGVGPGAVRALAAGADLLCIGAQVDAELVELVVAEIVAALGDGRLDRARVEQAAERTAALAAWTRAVAPVRAAGTDLGYAAARRAVRVEGSLDGLTAPLVVQLLAASTIAEGRVPWGLGPHLNGTEQLRVVAAETDAATLRDRAAGRPIVLVGRHLHRLPGGPELVEALAGSHPVTVVEMGWPSGWRPVGVRAFVTTYGASHANGRAAAEALRLAP from the coding sequence GTGCCGACCGATCCAGGAATCCGCCGGCTGGTGCTGGGTACGCTGCTCGCCGCCTTCCCCGGAACCAGCCCGCCCGGCTGGGCCCTCGACCTGCTCGCCGAGGGGCTGGCCGGGCACACCCTGTTCGGCCGGAACATCGACCACCCCGACCAGGTCGCCGCCACCACCGCCGCGCTGCGCCAGGCCCGGCCGGACGTGCTGATCGCGATCGACGAGGAGGGCGGCGACGTCACCCGGCTGGCGCACGCCACCGGCAGCCCCTATCCGGGCAACGCCGCGCTCGGCGCGGTGCACGACGTCGGGCTCACCGAGCGGGTCTACCACGCGATCGGCAACGACCTGGTGGCGGTCGGGGTCAACCTCGACCTCGCGCCCACCGTCGACGTCAACACCGCCGACGACAACCCGATCATCGGTACCCGGGCGTTCGGCGCCGACCCGGCCCGGGTCGCCGCGCACGCCGCCGCCGCGGTCACCGGGCTCCAGTCCGCCGGGGTGGCCGCCTGCGCCAAGCACTTCCCCGGGCACGGCGCCACGGTCGCCGACTCGCACCTCGAACTGCCCACCGTGGACGTACCGGTGGAGCTGCTCCGGGCCCGCGACCTGCCGCCCTTCGCGGCGGTGATCGACGCGGGCAGCAGGGCGATCATGACCGCCCACATCCGGGTGCCCGCGCTCACCGGGGACGACCCGGCCACCTTCAGCCCCGCCGTGCTGGGCGACCTGCTCCGGGGCGAATACGGCTTCACCGGGGTGGTGCTGACCGACGCGCTGGAGATGAGGGGTGCGGCGGTGGCCGCCGGTGGCGTCGGTCCGGGCGCGGTCCGGGCGCTGGCCGCCGGTGCGGACCTGCTCTGCATCGGCGCCCAGGTCGACGCCGAGCTGGTCGAGCTGGTGGTCGCGGAGATCGTCGCGGCCCTGGGCGACGGGCGCCTCGACCGGGCCCGGGTCGAGCAGGCCGCCGAGCGGACCGCCGCACTCGCCGCGTGGACCCGGGCCGTCGCGCCGGTCCGGGCCGCCGGAACAGATCTCGGGTACGCCGCCGCGCGCCGCGCCGTACGGGTCGAGGGGAGCCTCGACGGGCTCACCGCACCGCTGGTGGTGCAGCTCCTCGCCGCCTCCACCATCGCCGAGGGGCGGGTGCCGTGGGGGCTCGGGCCACACCTGAACGGCACCGAACAGCTCCGGGTCGTCGCCGCCGAGACCGACGCGGCCACGCTCCGGGACCGGGCCGCCGGACGCCCGATCGTGCTGGTCGGCCGGCACCTGCACCGGCTCCCCGGCGGACCCGAACTGGTCGAGGCGCTGGCCGGCAGCCATCCGGTGACCGTGGTGGAGATGGGTTGGCCCTCCGGCTGGCGCCCCGTGGGCGTACGCGCCTTCGTCACCACGTACGGCGCCAGCCACGCCAACGGTCGGGCCGCCGCCGAGGCCCTGCGCCTCGCTCCCTAG
- a CDS encoding polysaccharide lyase family 1 protein yields MTPRHLGAPRPGPVAGPAAHRSRTAPSRPATRRSPLARHRGRVAAGLVGVLGLALPGAAGPAQAGAYDRTATTGNATILCTDAPIGFASVNALGFNGTTGGAGGPTVTVTTAAALEDYAGRAGPFVIRISGRIQLDDMVTVVANKSILGVGSTAEITGGGLQMGSTTRPGNNVIIRNIRFTGAEDDSISVTNKAHHVWIDHNDLSDGYDGLLDIKRESDYVTVSWNRFHQHSKSSLVGHSDTYTADVGKLRVTYHHNFFDGTDQRHPRVRFADPVHVFNNYYRNNALYGIASTENAGLMVEGNYFENVAHPIYVGYDKSGPGRVVERNNLYVNSGAPQTAGTVVEPRGFYPYTVDPPASVPGTVSGGVGVGKVCG; encoded by the coding sequence ATGACACCTCGACACCTCGGCGCCCCGCGCCCCGGACCCGTCGCCGGACCCGCCGCCCATCGGTCCCGTACCGCCCCGTCCCGTCCCGCCACCCGTCGCAGTCCGCTCGCCCGGCACCGGGGCAGGGTCGCCGCCGGCCTGGTCGGGGTACTCGGCCTGGCCCTGCCCGGTGCCGCCGGACCGGCCCAGGCCGGGGCGTACGACCGGACCGCCACGACGGGAAACGCGACGATCCTCTGTACGGACGCCCCGATCGGGTTCGCCTCGGTCAACGCCCTCGGCTTCAACGGCACCACCGGCGGCGCGGGCGGTCCGACGGTGACCGTGACCACGGCCGCCGCGCTGGAGGACTACGCCGGGCGGGCCGGGCCCTTCGTCATCCGGATCTCCGGTCGGATCCAGCTCGACGACATGGTGACCGTGGTGGCGAACAAGAGCATCCTCGGCGTCGGCAGCACCGCCGAGATCACCGGCGGCGGCCTCCAGATGGGCTCCACCACCCGGCCGGGCAACAACGTGATCATCCGGAACATCCGGTTCACCGGCGCCGAGGACGACTCGATCAGCGTCACCAACAAGGCCCACCACGTCTGGATCGACCACAACGACCTCTCCGACGGCTACGACGGGCTGCTCGACATCAAGCGGGAGTCGGACTACGTCACGGTCTCCTGGAACCGGTTCCACCAGCACAGCAAGTCGTCGCTGGTCGGGCACTCCGACACGTACACCGCCGACGTGGGGAAGCTGCGGGTGACGTACCACCACAACTTCTTCGACGGCACGGACCAGCGGCATCCCCGGGTGAGGTTCGCGGACCCGGTGCACGTCTTCAACAACTACTACCGGAACAACGCGCTCTACGGCATCGCCTCCACCGAGAACGCCGGCCTGATGGTCGAGGGCAACTACTTCGAGAACGTGGCCCACCCGATCTACGTCGGATACGACAAGAGCGGCCCCGGCCGGGTCGTCGAGCGCAACAACCTCTACGTCAACTCGGGCGCCCCGCAGACCGCCGGCACGGTGGTCGAGCCGCGCGGCTTCTATCCGTACACCGTGGACCCGCCGGCCAGCGTGCCGGGCACCGTGTCGGGCGGAGTCGGCGTGGGCAAGGTCTGCGGCTGA
- a CDS encoding GNAT family N-acetyltransferase: MLDQRLHHHLVTWLGQWPAGGALDVVGSERRIQPGWDGEPHPVVGIGNSLGVVLSVPPDRVAAVRALGARPVAALLAELPTVLDLPGWVGYRAVFRFTLAPAPLPDGGEWVDAGDEVVPPWLRPFGGEVLVVRDSDGGYLAGVGIKRHDGYGHEIAVGTEPAGRGRGLARRLVAQAARRVLDEGAVPTYLHDPGNLASARVAEAAGFDDRGWSAYGLERADQPTSP, encoded by the coding sequence ATGCTCGACCAGCGGCTGCACCACCATCTGGTGACCTGGCTGGGCCAGTGGCCGGCCGGCGGGGCGCTGGACGTGGTCGGCTCCGAGCGCCGGATCCAACCGGGCTGGGACGGCGAGCCGCATCCGGTCGTCGGGATCGGCAACTCGCTCGGGGTCGTACTCTCGGTGCCGCCGGACCGGGTCGCCGCCGTACGCGCGCTCGGTGCCCGGCCGGTCGCGGCGCTGCTGGCCGAACTCCCCACCGTGCTCGACCTGCCCGGCTGGGTGGGCTACCGGGCGGTGTTCCGCTTCACGCTCGCCCCGGCGCCGCTGCCGGACGGCGGTGAGTGGGTCGACGCCGGGGACGAGGTGGTGCCGCCGTGGCTGCGGCCGTTCGGCGGCGAGGTGCTGGTGGTGCGGGACTCGGACGGCGGCTATCTCGCCGGGGTGGGCATCAAGCGGCACGACGGCTACGGGCACGAGATCGCCGTCGGCACCGAGCCGGCGGGCCGGGGACGGGGGCTGGCGCGTCGGCTCGTGGCGCAGGCGGCCCGCCGGGTGCTGGACGAGGGTGCGGTGCCGACCTACCTGCACGATCCCGGCAACCTCGCCTCGGCCCGGGTCGCCGAGGCCGCCGGGTTCGACGACCGTGGCTGGTCCGCCTACGGGCTGGAGCGGGCGGACCAGCCGACGTCCCCGTGA
- a CDS encoding sensor histidine kinase, producing MGFRASRLRTKVVALLLTLTALWAFGAWVTLRDGFNLVWVQTLEAQVYAPTEPLILNLQNERRQSLRYLGTVQAPAGETLETERRKVRADVAIFRAETGKWFTRLAARPELERRVDEALAKLDGLTAVREAVDARRIDRLAAAQAFTDAIAAIFRMYGSLGNLDAGDIDRRVENLIRFTRSRELASQVDALLVGAYAANRISPAEHTRVIQLIGTERLIADEAMAELPRADQERYRQALQQGPLARLRAVEDRIVLNGRPNGRPAVSADEWRGTIDPGLQELLRLQIAGGDEVVKAATPGAIGTILRMLVMSILGLVAVVISVNTARSLVRQLEGLRQAALKLANERLPDLVGRLGRGETVDVGTDAPPLRAGPDEIGQVAQAFNVAQETAVRTAVEQAELRRSVRDIFLSLARRTQALIHRQLTLLDAMERRENDPEELEDLFRVDHLATRMRRNAENLIVLSGSTPGRAWRRNVPMIDVLRGAVAEVEDYARVTVLPVGAVDLAGRAVGDVIHLIAELVENALSFSPPHTAVQVSGQLVANGYAVEIEDRGLGMSSDDRAAANERIATQHEFTLTGGAAQLGLYVVSRLTERHGIRVRLKESPYGGTTAVVLLPLNLITDRSAEGEPTAGAMPVERLAASAIGGSVRRPAVRELDRSPERESTGPSGWEPGRESVQRTGREPGADPAQESRRGPEWPSAGGSLGTPGRPAGAPPKPDLAPPAPDLVPRNSGLPPLGLDRGSARPQAGAAPDATAFPGPAGPATRPGPVSGASAPAPSDVVAPGPGPVPGGAPAAGGGASASTGSSVPPAGSGRVSGSASLTPSGLPVRVRQANLAAPLRDGDDRPEPEPAEEQAPRTPEQIRRMMSSYQSGTRRGRSDAARPLDDGGGATGSAPPEA from the coding sequence ATGGGCTTTCGTGCTTCGCGCCTGCGTACCAAGGTTGTCGCCCTGCTGCTCACCCTCACCGCGCTCTGGGCGTTCGGCGCATGGGTGACGCTGCGCGACGGGTTCAACCTGGTCTGGGTGCAGACCCTGGAGGCCCAGGTGTACGCGCCGACCGAGCCGCTGATCCTGAACCTCCAGAACGAGCGGCGGCAGTCGCTGAGATATCTGGGCACGGTGCAGGCACCGGCCGGGGAAACGCTGGAGACCGAGCGCCGCAAGGTGCGCGCGGACGTGGCGATCTTCCGGGCCGAGACCGGGAAATGGTTCACCAGGCTGGCGGCGCGGCCGGAACTCGAACGACGGGTCGACGAGGCGCTGGCCAAGCTCGACGGGCTGACCGCCGTCCGGGAGGCGGTCGACGCCCGCCGCATCGACCGGCTGGCCGCCGCGCAGGCGTTCACCGACGCGATCGCGGCGATCTTCCGGATGTACGGCTCGTTGGGCAACCTCGACGCCGGTGACATCGACCGCCGCGTCGAGAACCTGATCAGGTTCACCAGGTCGCGAGAGCTGGCCTCCCAGGTCGACGCGCTGCTGGTCGGCGCGTACGCCGCCAACCGGATCAGCCCGGCCGAGCACACCCGGGTGATCCAACTGATCGGGACCGAGCGGCTGATCGCCGACGAGGCGATGGCCGAGCTGCCCCGGGCCGACCAGGAGCGCTACCGGCAGGCGCTCCAGCAGGGGCCACTCGCCCGGCTGCGCGCGGTCGAGGACCGGATAGTCCTGAATGGACGACCGAACGGCCGCCCCGCGGTATCGGCCGACGAGTGGCGGGGCACCATCGACCCCGGGCTACAGGAACTGCTCCGGTTGCAGATCGCCGGCGGTGACGAGGTGGTCAAGGCCGCCACCCCCGGCGCGATCGGGACCATCCTGCGGATGCTGGTGATGTCCATCCTCGGCCTGGTCGCCGTGGTCATCTCGGTGAACACCGCACGGTCGCTGGTGCGCCAGCTCGAAGGGCTCCGCCAGGCGGCGCTCAAGCTCGCCAACGAGCGGCTGCCGGACCTGGTCGGCCGGCTCGGCCGGGGCGAGACGGTCGACGTCGGCACGGACGCGCCGCCGCTGCGGGCCGGCCCGGACGAGATCGGGCAGGTGGCCCAGGCGTTCAACGTCGCTCAGGAGACCGCCGTACGCACCGCCGTGGAGCAGGCCGAGCTGCGCCGCAGCGTCCGGGACATCTTCCTCAGCCTGGCCCGGCGTACCCAGGCGCTGATCCACCGGCAACTCACCCTGCTGGACGCGATGGAGCGCCGGGAGAACGACCCCGAGGAGTTGGAGGACCTGTTCCGGGTGGACCACCTGGCCACCCGGATGCGCCGCAACGCGGAGAACCTGATCGTGCTCTCCGGCTCGACACCGGGCCGGGCCTGGCGGCGCAACGTCCCGATGATCGACGTACTGCGGGGCGCGGTCGCCGAGGTGGAGGACTACGCCCGGGTGACCGTACTCCCGGTCGGTGCCGTGGACCTCGCCGGCCGGGCGGTCGGCGACGTGATCCACCTGATCGCGGAGCTGGTCGAGAACGCGCTCTCCTTCTCTCCCCCGCACACCGCGGTGCAGGTCAGCGGTCAACTGGTCGCCAACGGCTACGCCGTGGAGATCGAGGACCGGGGCCTCGGCATGAGCAGCGACGACCGGGCCGCCGCCAACGAGCGGATCGCCACCCAGCACGAGTTCACCCTCACCGGCGGTGCCGCCCAGCTCGGCCTGTACGTGGTCAGCCGGCTCACCGAGCGGCACGGCATACGGGTCCGGCTGAAGGAGTCGCCGTACGGCGGCACCACGGCGGTGGTACTGCTCCCGTTGAACCTGATCACCGACCGCAGCGCGGAGGGTGAGCCGACCGCCGGCGCGATGCCGGTGGAGCGGCTCGCCGCGAGCGCGATCGGCGGCAGCGTACGCCGACCCGCCGTGCGGGAACTCGACCGGTCGCCGGAGCGGGAGTCGACGGGCCCGTCCGGTTGGGAGCCGGGTCGCGAGTCGGTGCAGCGTACGGGCCGGGAGCCCGGCGCGGATCCGGCGCAGGAGTCGCGCCGGGGACCCGAGTGGCCGAGCGCCGGAGGCTCGCTCGGCACACCGGGACGGCCGGCGGGCGCACCGCCGAAGCCGGACCTGGCACCACCGGCCCCGGACCTCGTACCCCGGAACTCCGGCCTGCCGCCCCTCGGGCTGGACCGAGGCTCCGCCCGGCCGCAGGCCGGCGCCGCGCCGGACGCCACGGCGTTCCCTGGGCCGGCCGGACCGGCGACACGGCCCGGACCCGTCTCCGGCGCCTCCGCGCCCGCACCGTCCGATGTGGTCGCCCCGGGACCCGGGCCGGTCCCCGGCGGCGCACCGGCGGCCGGTGGCGGGGCGTCCGCGTCGACCGGCTCCTCCGTGCCACCGGCCGGATCGGGCCGGGTGAGCGGATCGGCCTCGCTGACCCCGTCCGGGCTGCCGGTCCGGGTCCGGCAGGCGAACCTCGCCGCGCCGCTGCGCGACGGTGACGACCGGCCCGAACCGGAGCCGGCGGAGGAACAAGCCCCCCGTACTCCTGAACAGATCCGCCGGATGATGAGTTCCTATCAATCGGGCACCCGGCGCGGACGGTCCGACGCCGCGCGCCCGCTGGACGACGGTGGTGGCGCCACCGGCTCGGCTCCGCCCGAGGCGTGA